One Cylindrospermum stagnale PCC 7417 DNA segment encodes these proteins:
- a CDS encoding YfdX family protein, with product MNAQTSNPQDNRDQQEDARNQQEIDNERQKATDEAQRCVDQEAVSALKETRNAINAIDQGNTQEALQALERATGKLEILVARYPELGFVPVSAQVNIIDLAPDDSNEIEQIRNQIKSTVNEDDFRTARQLLNSLVSEIRTTIFNLPLATYPDAMKEAARLLSEGKTDEAKTVLQLALSTLVVTEVARPLPLLRADIDIMSAVAIADSDREGTLRLLEDARNYLRLTHQLGYAKGDPEYAELEQAIQDIERQVRANERTADPLSRLLEKFSSFFNRISGNAPAQPA from the coding sequence ATGAACGCCCAAACATCGAATCCACAAGATAATCGAGATCAGCAAGAAGATGCTCGTAATCAGCAAGAGATTGACAACGAGAGACAAAAGGCAACAGATGAAGCTCAAAGATGCGTAGATCAAGAAGCAGTTTCCGCGCTCAAAGAAACTCGAAATGCAATTAACGCCATTGACCAGGGAAATACTCAAGAAGCACTTCAAGCTTTAGAACGAGCAACAGGAAAACTTGAAATTCTAGTAGCACGATACCCTGAACTGGGTTTTGTTCCTGTGTCGGCTCAAGTAAATATAATCGATCTTGCCCCTGACGATTCTAATGAGATTGAGCAAATTCGTAATCAAATTAAAAGTACTGTGAATGAGGACGATTTTCGTACTGCTCGTCAACTGTTGAACAGCCTGGTGAGCGAGATTCGCACAACAATCTTTAATCTGCCACTAGCGACATATCCTGATGCTATGAAGGAAGCAGCCCGGTTGTTGAGCGAAGGTAAAACCGATGAAGCCAAAACGGTGCTGCAACTTGCCCTCTCAACCCTAGTGGTGACAGAAGTTGCTCGACCCCTACCGCTGCTTAGAGCCGATATTGACATAATGAGTGCAGTTGCTATAGCAGACAGCGATCGCGAAGGAACGCTGAGGTTGCTGGAAGATGCTCGCAACTATCTCAGGTTGACTCATCAACTGGGCTATGCCAAAGGCGATCCTGAATATGCAGAACTTGAGCAGGCAATCCAAGATATCGAGCGGCAAGTTAGGGCAAACGAGAGAACCGCAGACCCATTGAGTCGGCTCCTGGAAAAATTCTCTAGTTTCTTCAACCGTATATCTGGAAACGCCCCCGCCCAACCAGCTTGA